Proteins found in one Clostridium cagae genomic segment:
- a CDS encoding sigma-70 family RNA polymerase sigma factor: protein MPKTLKQQATLFQEKPHNFMDILDFFNYKIKYLSYKLKYPEAYTDLIIYLYELILKLDLNRFQCDEDLFKYIRTCLKNESINLYYKIKVPNELMVTSSQEKIIDLLNRDHFIDEYSNIIFKNLIFLLKPNERRIIFLKFYLQLSDIEIAKKLHISRQAVNKSKRNALEFLKNKLHKEKSYV, encoded by the coding sequence TTTCAAGAAAAACCCCATAATTTTATGGACATATTAGATTTTTTTAATTATAAAATTAAATATTTAAGTTATAAGTTAAAATACCCTGAAGCTTATACAGATTTAATTATATATTTGTATGAACTTATCTTAAAGTTAGATTTAAATAGATTTCAATGTGATGAAGATCTATTTAAATATATAAGGACATGCCTTAAAAATGAATCAATAAATTTATATTATAAAATAAAGGTTCCTAATGAATTAATGGTTACTAGTTCTCAAGAAAAAATTATAGATTTATTAAATAGAGATCATTTTATAGATGAGTATTCTAACATAATATTTAAAAATCTAATTTTTTTGTTAAAACCTAATGAAAGAAGAATAATTTTTTTGAAATTTTATCTACAATTATCTGATATAGAAATTGCAAAAAAGTTACATATATCAAGACAAGCTGTAAATAAATCTAAAAGGAATGCTTTAGAGTTTTTAAAGAATAAACTGCACAAGGAGAAAAGTTATGTTTGA
- a CDS encoding BhlA/UviB family holin-like peptide: MFDELIKIATTQGIWTILSCVLIIYILKAQEARDLKQEEREKNYQDIIKQLTEKLNTLDSINSTINEIKNKIN; encoded by the coding sequence ATGTTTGATGAATTAATAAAAATAGCCACAACTCAAGGAATTTGGACAATATTAAGCTGTGTTTTAATAATATATATATTAAAAGCACAAGAAGCTAGAGATTTAAAACAGGAAGAACGTGAAAAAAATTATCAAGATATAATAAAACAACTTACTGAAAAGTTAAATACTTTAGATTCTATAAATTCAACCATAAATGAAATTAAAAATAAAATTAATTAA
- a CDS encoding type II toxin-antitoxin system Phd/YefM family antitoxin — protein MLAVNYSNVRENLKTYCDKVNDDQETIIITRKDNKNVVLISQDEYNNMLKNIKILNDPKYFIKLYKSIKYLENNEKNIEA, from the coding sequence ATGCTTGCAGTTAATTACTCAAATGTTCGTGAGAATTTAAAAACATATTGTGATAAGGTAAATGATGATCAAGAAACAATAATTATAACAAGAAAAGATAATAAAAATGTTGTTTTAATATCTCAAGATGAGTATAACAATATGCTTAAAAATATAAAGATTTTAAATGATCCAAAGTATTTTATTAAACTTTATAAATCAATAAAATACTTAGAAAATAATGAGAAAAATATTGAAGCTTAA
- a CDS encoding ParA family protein: protein MIKIGVVISILNNKGGVGKSTSTYNLGYELSKLGKKTLIIDLDPQSSLSVYVGLDPLETYASIENVFRGEMKLEQVIVPTGNQNLYMVPSCIEFSTIEMYLMGVMGRETVLSKALEKAKKDFDYILIDNSPSLGNTTINSLFASDYAIAPTDASYLSYRALGILNETVKQVQEYNNNLKEVKVLITMYDMRANHCKEVVKMLEKEYYIFPDFIKTSTKFKDAVMRFESISQYAGEKFDGAVAYKNVAKEIMSW, encoded by the coding sequence GTGATAAAAATAGGAGTTGTTATAAGCATTTTAAATAATAAGGGTGGCGTAGGAAAATCTACTTCAACTTATAATTTAGGATATGAATTAAGTAAACTTGGAAAGAAAACATTAATAATAGATTTAGATCCTCAAAGTAGTTTAAGTGTATATGTTGGACTTGATCCATTAGAAACATATGCAAGCATAGAAAATGTATTTAGAGGGGAAATGAAATTAGAACAGGTCATTGTACCAACTGGAAATCAAAATTTATATATGGTTCCTAGTTGTATAGAATTTTCAACTATAGAAATGTATTTAATGGGGGTTATGGGTAGAGAAACAGTTTTATCTAAAGCACTGGAAAAAGCAAAAAAAGATTTTGATTATATACTTATAGATAATAGTCCATCCCTTGGAAATACTACAATAAATTCTTTATTTGCATCTGATTATGCAATAGCTCCAACTGATGCGTCATATCTTTCTTATAGAGCTCTTGGCATATTAAATGAAACAGTTAAACAAGTTCAAGAATATAATAACAATTTAAAAGAGGTAAAGGTATTAATAACAATGTATGATATGAGAGCTAATCACTGCAAGGAAGTAGTGAAAATGCTAGAAAAAGAATATTATATTTTTCCTGATTTTATTAAAACAAGTACTAAATTTAAAGATGCAGTAATGAGATTTGAAAGTATAAGTCAATATGCAGGTGAAAAATTTGATGGAGCAGTAGCTTATAAGAATGTAGCAAAGGAGATCATGTCATGGTAA
- a CDS encoding YvrJ family protein, translating to MEDMIMLITNVGFPIAVASYLLIRFESKIDALTLSINGLTNVVINNHKDHVKNI from the coding sequence ATGGAAGATATGATAATGTTAATAACTAATGTAGGCTTTCCAATAGCAGTGGCTTCGTATCTATTAATAAGATTTGAATCTAAAATAGATGCTTTAACACTATCTATTAATGGCTTAACAAATGTAGTTATAAACAACCATAAAGACCATGTTAAAAATATTTAA
- a CDS encoding DUF6773 family protein — translation MKKILDDERMYLEVQKIYANGFKIIITCLVLDFLYNMCIKKESYTDNMDKTIILLIAFSYIIIILIKGGLFNINLKENNNNKIFILFTSTLSTIVFTILMNLNEEIIVKKVVVMGIVFFVVITIFLSLFTKLSQKRH, via the coding sequence ATGAAGAAAATTTTAGATGATGAAAGAATGTATTTAGAAGTTCAAAAAATTTATGCCAATGGATTCAAAATAATTATTACATGTTTAGTATTAGATTTTTTATATAATATGTGTATTAAGAAAGAATCATATACAGATAATATGGATAAAACTATTATTTTATTAATTGCATTTAGTTATATAATTATAATATTGATTAAAGGTGGACTATTTAATATTAATTTAAAAGAAAATAACAATAACAAGATATTTATATTGTTTACTAGTACTTTATCTACAATTGTTTTTACAATATTAATGAATTTAAATGAAGAAATTATTGTGAAAAAAGTAGTGGTTATGGGAATTGTATTTTTTGTAGTTATTACGATTTTTCTTAGTTTATTTACCAAACTATCTCAAAAAAGACATTAG
- a CDS encoding helix-turn-helix transcriptional regulator, which yields MKKNLTQEQLAEKIGVTRQTIGLIEKGKYNPSISLCIKIAKVLDKTLDDLFWEVERSDKT from the coding sequence CTGAAAAAAAATTTAACTCAAGAACAACTTGCAGAAAAGATAGGTGTAACTAGACAAACTATTGGCTTAATTGAAAAAGGAAAATATAATCCTAGTATTAGTTTGTGTATAAAAATAGCAAAGGTACTAGATAAAACACTTGATGATTTATTTTGGGAAGTAGAAAGGAGTGATAAAACATGA
- a CDS encoding PadR family transcriptional regulator, with protein sequence MGDKSQFFRGTLEGCILKIINDDLVYGYEIAEKLKGFGLDEVSEGTIYPLLLRLEKNGLVSSEKKESPLGPKRKYYKLTILGKEELKEFFKIWQELKNSVDKIFQNYGGNTYE encoded by the coding sequence TTGGGAGATAAATCTCAATTTTTTAGGGGGACATTAGAAGGATGTATTCTTAAAATTATTAATGATGATCTTGTTTATGGCTATGAAATTGCTGAAAAGCTAAAAGGTTTCGGATTAGATGAAGTTAGTGAAGGTACTATTTATCCATTATTGCTACGTCTTGAAAAAAACGGATTAGTTAGTTCAGAGAAGAAAGAATCCCCATTGGGCCCTAAAAGGAAATATTACAAATTAACCATTTTGGGAAAAGAAGAACTGAAAGAGTTTTTTAAAATTTGGCAAGAGCTAAAAAATAGTGTAGATAAAATATTTCAGAATTATGGAGGAAATACTTATGAGTAA
- a CDS encoding peptidoglycan-binding protein: protein MDQMVLATQKWLNKNYNGKISKLEEDGITGWGTITALTKALQIELGVDADGLWGQGTEKECPTISSNNDNTNIIIILQCGLYCKGYDGGNIDGNFTSRTAEGISNLRKDAGLSDTSGTATPLIFKALLSTMDGFVLANRGDSNVRKIQQNLNRDYYMVIGLIPCNGVYSRETNRALIKALQHEEGVGADGIWGNNTMNLCPTIPGSRSNKRFVLLLQYSLYVNGVDPHGFDGLFGSGLSNAIKEFQRFCVLPDDGYAGKQVWASLLVSTGDRNRKGTACDCSTSITPAMAVNLKSNGYKIVGRYLTGRYRMTSSELKTIFDNGLKVVPIFEVGGYRLDYFNYNQGIADAHSAMLTSTSLGFGKDTIIYFAVDFDALDYNVTNNILPYLKKRKYPCNL, encoded by the coding sequence ATGGATCAAATGGTATTAGCTACTCAAAAGTGGTTAAACAAAAATTATAACGGAAAAATTTCAAAATTAGAAGAAGATGGTATAACAGGCTGGGGTACAATTACAGCCTTAACTAAAGCTTTGCAAATAGAACTAGGTGTTGATGCTGATGGTTTATGGGGCCAAGGTACAGAAAAAGAATGCCCTACTATAAGTTCAAATAATGACAATACAAATATAATTATTATTTTACAATGTGGTTTATATTGCAAAGGATATGATGGTGGTAATATAGATGGTAACTTTACATCAAGAACAGCTGAAGGTATTTCTAACTTAAGAAAAGATGCTGGACTTTCTGATACTTCTGGTACTGCAACCCCACTGATATTTAAGGCATTATTATCAACTATGGATGGATTTGTATTAGCTAACAGAGGAGATTCTAATGTACGTAAAATCCAACAAAATCTTAATAGAGACTATTATATGGTTATTGGATTAATACCTTGTAATGGTGTATATTCTAGAGAAACTAATAGAGCTTTAATAAAAGCTTTGCAACATGAAGAAGGTGTTGGTGCCGATGGTATTTGGGGAAATAACACAATGAATTTATGTCCTACAATACCAGGAAGTAGATCAAATAAAAGATTTGTATTATTACTTCAATATTCTTTATATGTAAATGGTGTAGACCCTCATGGTTTTGATGGGTTATTCGGTTCAGGTTTATCTAATGCAATAAAAGAATTTCAAAGATTTTGTGTATTACCCGATGATGGATATGCTGGAAAACAAGTTTGGGCTTCACTTTTAGTTAGTACTGGAGATAGAAATAGAAAAGGTACGGCTTGTGATTGTTCTACATCTATTACTCCAGCAATGGCTGTTAATCTTAAATCTAATGGATATAAAATTGTAGGAAGATATCTTACTGGAAGATATAGAATGACTTCTTCTGAATTAAAAACTATATTTGATAATGGACTTAAGGTTGTTCCAATTTTTGAAGTTGGCGGATATAGATTAGATTATTTTAACTATAATCAAGGAATTGCTGATGCTCATTCTGCGATGCTAACTTCTACTAGCCTTGGATTTGGTAAAGATACTATAATATATTTTGCTGTTGACTTTGATGCATTAGATTATAATGTTACAAATAATATTCTTCCTTATTTAAAAAAAAGAAAATATCCTTGTAATCTATGA